The segment CTATAACCAAAAGGTTCTCACAGTATCTGCCCCACTGGTCTCCAACCATTTGGATTTACAGACTCGAGAGCTTTTGCCAATGAATTCTTGGACCAAGTGTAGCAAGCTGGAGCCCTCTGCCAGCATTGGCCTCTCCACATCTCCCATCCTGGGTTCCAGgactctgcagggcacagaccGAGCACTCCTGGGCCCCGTGGGGACCTGCAGAGGACACCCCAAAGCTGCAGCACCCCCTGGTCCCTGTACCCAccctggggaggcagcagcagctctgtggggttCCATGAGGAGAGGGTGGCACTGAACCCCAGAGGAATCGTTTGGGGTTGTTGGCACAGCGGTGTCACGTCCCCAAGGGCTCCAGCTGAGAATTGTCACCCCTGAGGCTGCccagaggggctctgggagggacATCAGGAGCACGGAATGGGTTGGATTGagaggaaccttaaagatcatccaatTCCAACAAAAaacatgggcagggacacctcccactgtcccaggctgctccagccccagtgtccagcctggccttgggcactgccagggatgcaggggcagccacagctgctctgggaattccagcccagcccctcccctcccacccagggaacaattcctgattcccaagatcccatccagccctgccctcggcagcttcaggccattccccATTGTCCTGTCTCCAAGCCCTTGGGAATGGGATGTCCTGCCCTCCTCATTTTCCTGATTTAGGGCAGCCAAgtgtggaggagctgctgagaaatGCACGACCACTGtccaaaagctgctgcagaccaaAGTCCAAGTCCAGCATGTGGCTCCAGGTCCTTGAAATAAGCTTAATTCCTTGTGGAATGTCTGGACACAGCTCACCAACCCTTTGAGGCTGGACACggaggctgcagtggctgttcctgctggcacagccacgGTCAGGGCTCGCTGGCAGCTCTGACCTCCCAAATCCATTCGGGAATGAAGAACACCAGGAAACGGGCACAGCCACATTGTCCCAGCTGGACACgtctggaagcagcagcagaggaagggtGAGCCCTTCTCCCGAGAGCCAAGCCCTGGAAACACGATAGGAACAGCCCAGCAGGGAATCcatctccagcctctcatccaaAGGCCTGGAGCTGCAACAACACCGGGTCCACTCCGCTGCCTCCACAGCTGCTCGTGGGAAGCCtccaggacaggcacagctctccATGAAGGAAAATCCCCCTGGGTAGgctgaacagagagaaaatgataaaaaaccccattttcaCACATCCCTGAGGACCGAGCTGGCGGtgagccccgcagccccggggtgGCTCTTGCCGTCGGGCCGCTGCAGGTCCAGGAGGGCAGCGCTGTTGACCAGCAcaaaggtgtccctgtccctgtccctgtccttgtccctgccctggggcagctccagccggccccggggcgggcCCAGCTTCCCGGGGTACAGGTAATCCAGGTAGTTCTCGGGCTTGCTGGAAACGATGTTGCTGAGCATCATGACGAAGAGGAGGAAGCCGAAGAAGCCGACGATGATGAGGATGTAAAAGGAGGCCAtgatctcctcctgcagctccagggcagggtTGCTGTAGTTGTTGAAGCGCAGGGCCTTTTTCTGCTCCACGAAGGTCTGCACTAAACCGGGCAGCACCGAGCTGCCGTTGGTGTGGTTGCTCAGAGCCATCGCAGCTTCCACTCCAGAGGCCAAAtctaaacaaaataaagcaaaaaagaatTGATTAGTTAAGCCTGGGTCCTTCACACCATTCCCtgtcctctgctctggggaTTCCTGCACTTGGAATGTTCAGCTGGAGGAGCCCGAGGTCAGAGCTCGCCTGGgctcccatctctgctccctgggacagggacaggagggattggggttggattttagggcaaggctcttccccagaggtgctggcactgcccaggctccccagggaatgggcacggccccgaggctgccacagctccaggagcctttgggatgCCCAGgatgggattgttgggggtctgggcagggacagggtgggactggatggtcCCTGTGGGTTTATTCCCACTCTGGATATTCCAGGATTCCATCCTCCAGCTGCACATGTGGCAGGCAGAGATCCACACTGGAAGCCAGTGGCAAGTTAGGGCAGGAATTCAGGGAATCCAGTGTTGAGCTGTCTGcatggaaaatgggaatttccatGCCTGGGCACACACAGTTCCCCCAGGCTGGTTTTGTCCTGCTGGTGATGCAGCATCCAAGGCAGAACGTGGGAATAACACTGCCAGATCCAGGGATTATCTCAATGGAAATGGGATGAAAAGTAACCTCACcaagaggagaggaaaacaattctGGGACTGTCACAGAATCAAGGAATGGCTTGGGTTAaaatcacccagtgccacccctgccatggcagggacacctcccactgtcccaggctgctccagccccagtgtccagcctggccttgagcactgccagggatgcaggggcagccacagctgctctgggaaaaccATTGCCCCTAAGGAAACCACAAAATCTCGCCATTCTGAAAAatttaaagctgaaaaagaTTTTTGCTCCATCTCCCAAtcccacacacaaaaataagCTTTTGGCAGCAACAATTTCCCAATTCTGACAGAAACCCATGGATCATTTTAAGCTCTCTGAGAAGAATGTGATAATCTTAGAAAAGCTTGGTGCCAATCTGCCCATGAGGGCTGTAAATCAAACCCAAGAGTTTCATCCCAAACATGCAATTTTTTACTAATTTAAAGTCATTTCCTTTCctggtgctgaggccctggcacagggtgcccagagcagctgtggctgcccctgcatccctggcagtgcccaaggccaggctggagcagcctgggacagtgggaggtgtccccagggcagggatgagctttaaggtctctcccaacaaaaccattccatgatccctTGTCTCAGTTTTCCTTGGTTTTCATCCTGTTTTGGTTAACCAGTGGAGCTCATCAAGGGTCTTCAAAAATGAGGAAACAAcctcacctcctgcagccagagctcgGGTGCTTTACAACAGCTGAGGGCTTGACTCGGCCTCAAATTTCCTACAGGAACCTGtttaaaaagtgaatttaaaaattttcagagTGAGTTTTTTAAAGTGGGTTTAAAACAAGTGCGTTTAcatttaaaacttaaaattaatGTCAAtaagagaatttttaaaataaataattaaataaaaaatttttaaaaaggagactAAAGAGCTAAAGAGTAGATCTTCCTGCCAGTGTCCCCTGGGATACTTGGATGGTAATCCTTGGAAAAGAGAGCACCTAAGCCCAGGTCAGGCCAGCTGGCATCCCTGCCTGGCACCTGCCTTCCCTTGGAATTGtttgctgctccctccctccctccctgtgcctggcacagggatgttCAGCACTCCTGGCTCGGGGAATTGTGGCATTTCCTCGCTGCTCCCCTGGCATGAGCCCGTCCCCAGAGCCCTGAAGTGTCCCCCGGCCTGGCCTGGACATCCTGGCTGGTCGAGGATGGCCATTCCTGGTGAGGTttcctctgctcacagccaTTCCCATGGGTGTGTTCGTCCTGCCGGGCTCTGACTGCTCCGCCTGGAATCTCCTCGTGCCTGAATAACCCCGGCTGAGCCTGCGGGACTGGGGGGATTCACAGCCACGGGAGCTGGGGGATGTTCCAGGGGAATACAGGCAATTCCAGCACCTCTGGGTGTGTGGGATTGCGTGGCTCAGGTGGAGCTTTCAGCTAAATGGGATCTTTTTGTCTCCATAGGAAAATAGGCAAAATTTTTCAGATTCTAAGTGAAGTGCC is part of the Prinia subflava isolate CZ2003 ecotype Zambia chromosome 3, Cam_Psub_1.2, whole genome shotgun sequence genome and harbors:
- the LOC134548442 gene encoding uncharacterized protein LOC134548442, whose product is MRGWRWIPCWAVPIVFPGLGSREKGSPFLCCCFQTCPAGTMWLCPFPGVLHSRMDLGGQSCQRALTVAVPAGTATAASVSSLKGLVSCVQTFHKELSLFQGPGATCWTWTLVCSSFWTVVVHFSAAPPHLAALNQENEEGRTSHSQGLGDRTMGNGLKLPRAGLDGILGIRNCSLGGRGGAGLEFPEQLWLPLHPWQCPRPGWTLGLEQPGTVGGVPAHVFCWNWMIFKVPLNPTHSVLLMSLPEPLWAASGVTILSWSPWGRDTAVPTTPNDSSGVQCHPLLMEPHRAAAASPGWVQGPGGAAALGCPLQVPTGPRSARSVPCRVLEPRMGDVERPMLAEGSSLLHLVQEFIGKSSRVCKSKWLETSGADTVRTFWL